In Erigeron canadensis isolate Cc75 chromosome 1, C_canadensis_v1, whole genome shotgun sequence, a single window of DNA contains:
- the LOC122587255 gene encoding pentatricopeptide repeat-containing protein At3g22470, mitochondrial-like, which produces MIKGLCKIGNNAIAISLLRLMDKRGCKPNVVVYSTIIDSLCKDQMIDEAFKLFKEMVFQKRIAPNVITYSSLISGLSKLNQWDEMYKMLKEMEDYRISPNVHTYSILVDAFCKEGRVKEAEDVINIMVEKGKVPDIVTYSSLMDGYCLRGEMTKAKTAFDSMVSKGIVPDVVTYNSLLNGYSKSLKIDEALQMLRAVLTKISVF; this is translated from the coding sequence ATGATCAAAGGCCTTTGCAAAATCGGAAATAATGCTATTGCCATTTCTTTGCTTAGGCTGATGGACAAAAGAGGCTGTAAACCTAATGTTGTTGTATATAGCACAATCATTGATAGTCTTTGCAAAGATCAAATGATTGATGAGGCCTTCAAACTATTTAAAGAGATGGTCTTTCAAAAACGCATTGCACCTAATGTCATCACTTACAGCTCTTTGATTTCTGGCCTATCTAAATTAAATCAGTGGGATGAGATGTATAAGATGCTAAAAGAAATGGAGGATTATAGGATCTCTCCAAATGTTCATACCTACAGTATATTGGTTGATGCATTCTGCAAAGAAGGTCGGGTAAAAGAAGCCGAGGATGTTATCAATATCATGGTTGAGAAAGGCAAGGTTCCTGACATAGTGACTTACAGCTCACTTATGGATGGTTACTGTTTGCGAGGTGAGATGACCAAAGCAAAGACGGCTTTTGATTCAATGGTTTCTAAAGGTATCGTCCCTGATGTTGTTACTTACAATAGTTTATTGAATGGGTACTCCAAGAGTTTAAAAATAGACGAGGCCTTGCAAATGTTAAGAGCCGTTCTTACTAAAATTTCTGTGTTTTAG